One Palaemon carinicauda isolate YSFRI2023 chromosome 5, ASM3689809v2, whole genome shotgun sequence DNA window includes the following coding sequences:
- the LOC137640797 gene encoding protein starmaker-like has protein sequence MTHLLPITANHGVGYLFDGSNKSTDKVDGNNKSTDKVNGSNKSCDKVDGSNKSTDKVDGHNKSTVKVDSSNKSTDKIDGINKSTDEVDDNNKSTDKVKKSTDKVDDSIKSSDKVDGNNKSTDKVYGSNTSSDKVDDSNKSTYKGEENNKSTGKVNRSNTSTAKVDGGNKSTYKVEENNKSTDKVDDSNKSTDKFSVEEGQWAGRADDHNFEYCTNNDVTGICGENKRDMWDGKSKSSSG, from the exons ATGGCAGCAATAAATCCACTGATAAAGTAGATGgcaacaataaatcaactgataaagtaaaTGGCAGCAATAAATCATGTGATAAAGTAGATGGAAGCAATAAATCAACTGACAAAGTAGATGGCCACAATAAATCTACTGTTAAAGTAGATAgcagcaataaatcaactgataaaatAGATGGCATcaataaatcaactgatgaggtaGATGACAACAATAAATCAACTGACAAAGTAAAAAAATCAACTGACAAAGTAGATGACAGCATCAAATCTTCTGATAAAGTAGATGgcaacaataaatcaactgataaagtataTGGCAGCAATACATCGAGTGATAAAGTAGATGACAGCAATAAATCAACTTATAAAGGCGAAGAAAACAATAAATCAACTGGTAAAGTAAATCGCAGCAATACATCAACTGCTAAAGTAGATGGCGGCAATAAATCAACTTATAAAGTCGAGGAAaacaataaatcaactgataaagtagatgacagcaataaatcaactgataaa ttttctgttgaagaaggtcaatgggcggggcgagctgatGACCACAatttcgagtactgcaccaataacgatgtCACTGGCATTTGTGGAGAGAATAAAAGggacatgtgggatgggaaaagtaagagcagcagcggttga